From Tripterygium wilfordii isolate XIE 37 chromosome 16, ASM1340144v1, whole genome shotgun sequence, one genomic window encodes:
- the LOC119981225 gene encoding auxin-responsive protein SAUR36-like, giving the protein MKKFRYFRLGRKLVRVFKWIIRPRRKKTRYHSSDHRTRQNPISKICDFAQYMRRLCCCNSDSGYIRLGQHHDPVPAVPKGHLVVYIGQLGGEPKRVVVPVMYFNHPLFVDLLKEAERVYGFNQPGGITIPCEISEFERVRTRIASWHHYRRRKSKWRLIPMSCQQT; this is encoded by the coding sequence ATGAAAAAGTTCAGGTATTTCAGGCTGGGACGAAAGCTAGTGAGGGTTTTCAAATGGATTATCCGACCCAGAAGAAAGAAGACACGCTACCACTCCTCGGATCATCGGACCCGGCAGAACCCAATTTCAAAAATCTGCGATTTTGCTCAGTACATGCGACGCCTCTGTTGTTGCAATTCGGATTCGGGTTACATAAGACTGGGTCAACATCATGACCCGGTACCGGCGGTTCCGAAGGGACATCTGGTTGTGTACATCGGACAATTGGGAGGAGAGCCGAAGAGAGTGGTGGTGCCAGTGATGTACTTTAATCACCCGTTATTTGTAGATTTGTTGAAGGAAGCGGAGCGGGTGTACGGGTTCAATCAACCGGGTGGGATCACGATACCATGTGAAATATCAGAGTTTGAGAGAGTGAGGACTAGAATTGCTTCGTGGCACCATTACCGGCGGCGTAAAAGTAAGTGGAGGCTGATACCAATGTCATGTCAACAAACCTAA
- the LOC119981310 gene encoding MYB-like transcription factor ODO1, with translation MGRQPCCDKLGVKKGPWTAEEDKKLINFILTNGQCCWRAVPKLAGLRRCGKSCRLRWTNYLRPDLKRGLLTEDEEQLVIDLHARLGNRWSKIAARLQGRTDNEIKNHWNTHIKKKLLKMGIDPVTHEPLHDNHKPKPGDELSSSHANHHRMPESGDNNNSSSSPTENCSSSTTTTTTTNICTDETLLNSLWMDDDQHPLVDVISCNNNNNNLLPPAMENHGETVPSLPSLEDDCAFLFDCQDFGVHDYGLDYCFSDINEFSTGLNSLEMTNKH, from the exons ATGGGAAGACAACCTTGTTGTGATAAACTTGGTGTGAAGAAGGGTCCATGGACAGCCGAGGAGGACAAGAAACTCATCAATTTTATACTCACAAATGGCCAGTGTTGTTGGCGTGCCGTGCCTAAGCTCGCTGGACTCCGTCGCTGCGGCAAGAGCTGCCGGCTTCGTTGGACTAACTATCTTAGGCCTGACTTGAAGAGAGGTCTTCTTACCGAAGATGAAGAACAGTTGGTTATCGATCTTCATGCTCGTCTTGGCAATAG GTGGTCCAAGATAGCAGCCAGATTACAAGGACGAACTGATAATGAGATTAAGAATCATTGGAACACCCACATCAAGAAAAAGCTTCTTAAGATGGGGATCGATCCGGTTACTCATGAACCCTTGCATGATAATCACAAACCTAAGCCAGGCGATGAACTTAGTTCATCTCATGCTAACCATCATCGTATGCCAGAATCTGGTGATAATAACAACTCAAGTTCATCACCAACTGAAAATTGTTCATCaagtactactactactactactactaataTATGCACTGATGAGACACTACTGAATAGTCTTTGGATGGATGATGATCAACATCCCCTAGTTGATGTCATTTcttgcaacaacaacaacaacaacctgCTGCCACCGGCAATGGAAAATCACGGCGAGACGGTGCCTAGCTTGCCTTCTTTAGAGGATGATTGTGCTTTTTTGTTCGACTGTCAAGATTTTGGGGTTCACGATTATGGTCTGGATTATTGTTTCAGTGACATTAATGAGTTTAGTACAGGACTGAACTCATTAGAGATGACCAACAAGCACtag
- the LOC119981502 gene encoding uncharacterized protein LOC119981502 isoform X1: MTSTNAKQARSRVYLDIGRFFFENAIPFNVARSPSFINMCRSIGSYGRGLKPPTMDELRTWILKEELDTSEEIVNDIKKTWAHTGVSILSDGWTDISGRTLINFLVNNPNGTVFLRCVDASEHVKDADLLFKLLDGIVEEVGEELVVQVVTDNASNYKAVGKILMEKRKHIYWTPCAAHCLDLMLEKIGELPQHKRAVLKAKKVSNFIYNHAWVLALMRKFTKREIIRPAVTRFATSVLTLRCMYELRQPLESMFTSQQWAGCKWANTSDGKEVRKIVLKDKTFWPSVSYALKTTESLVEVLRLVDSEKKPAMGYIYNAMDKAKEEIAKNLGGELAYYKEIWGIIDEKWEFQLHRPLHAAAYFLNPEFQYQDNFLFDAEVKAGLYSSMKKIIPNSNDFLTADLQLDDFRKKQGLFGYENAKRSVSKRSPVDWWINFGDEVPELQKFAIKVLGLTCSSSACERNWSTFNQVHTKKRNRLTTKKMNDLVYILYNKKLKDRHLKLQEVTEDPLVLDDIASDDEWVANPPNPNDIGEEIETSTLYQEEHNVICDSQGLEGGSGGGGGGARASGGASKRKMSKGKDKETRPMKKSKGKDKGKGVLIHEEEEEEFQDASSDDLDELDGLPIRFEDDSLDDEASDEDDIMDEDDY, from the exons ATGACTAGTACAAATGCAAAACAAGCTCGGAGTCGTGTTTATTTGGACATCGGGAGGTTCTTCTTTGAAAATGCAATTCCTTTCAACGTGGCAAGGAGTCCATCATTCATCAACATGTGTCGATCAATTGGTTCATATGGACGAGGCCTTAAACCTCCTACCATGGATGAATTGAGAACATGGATTTTGAAGGAGGAGCTGGACACTTCTGAGGAAATAGTTAATGATATTAAGAAGACATGGGCGCACACAGGGGTTTCAATACTATCTGATGGTTGGACTGACATTTCTGGGAGGACTTTGATAAACTTTCTTGTGAATAATCCAAATGGGACGGTGTTCTTGAGATGTGTTGATGCTTCTGAACATGTGAAGGATGCAGATTTGTTATTTAAGTTGCTTGATGGCATTGTTGAGGAAGTTGGGGAAGAGTTAGTGGTTCAAGTTGTGACGGACAATGCAAGTAACTACAAAGCAGTAGGAAAAATATTGATGGAGAAAAGAAAGCACATTTATTGGACTCCATGCGCGGCACATTGTTTGGATTTGATGCTGGAAAAAATTGGAGAGTTGCCACAACATAAGAGAGCTGTACtcaaggccaagaaagtaaGCAATTTCATCTATAATCATGCTTGGGTGTTGGCTTTGATGAGGAAATTTACAAAGAGAGAAATCATTAGACCAGCTGTCACTAGATTTGCAACTTCTGTGTTGACTTTAAGATGCATGTATGAGCTTAGACAACCTCTTGAATCAATGTTCACTTCACAACAATGGGCGGGGTGTAAATGGGCAAACACAAGTGATGGCAAAGAGGTGAGGAAAATAGTTCTTAAAGATAAAACTTTTTGGCCTAGCGTGAGTTATGCACTTAAAACAACAGAGTCGTTGGTGGAAGTGTTGAGACTTGTTGATTCTGAGAAGAAACCTGCTATGGGTTATATTTATAATGCTATGGATAAAGCAAAGGAAGAAATAGCGAAAAACTTGGGTGGAGAACTAGCATATTACAAGGAGATTTGGGGCATTATTGATGAAAAATGGGAGTTCCAATTGCATCGTCCTTTGCATGCTGCTGCTTATTTCTTGAATCCCGAGTTTCAGTATCAAGATAACTTCCTTTTTGATGCAGAAGTGAAGGCGGGATTGTACAGTTCAATGAAAAAGATCATCCCTAATTCAAATGATTTCCTCACTGCTGATCTACAGTTGGATGATTTTCGAAAGAAACAAGGGCTTTTTGGGTACGAAAATGCTAAGAGATCGGTCTCAAAGCGTTCTCCAG ttGATTGGTGGATCAACTTTGGAGATGAAGTACCAGAGTTGCAAAAGTTTGCAATTAAAGTTTTGGGACTCACTTGTTCGTCATCCGCATGTGAACGAAATTGGAGCACATTCAATCAAGTGCACACCAAAAAGAGGAATCGGTTAACCACGAAGAAGATGAATGACTTGGTATATATTTTGTATAACAAGAAGTTGAAAGATCGACATTTAAAGCTTCAAGAGGTTACCGAAGATCCTTTGGTTCTTGATGACATAGCTTCGGATGATGAGTGGGTTGCTAATCCTCCTAATCCAAATGATATTGGAGAAGAAATTGAAACTTCGACACTGTATCAAGAAGAGCATAATGTTATTTGTGATTCTCAAGGATTGGAAGGAGgaagtggaggtggaggtggtggagcAAGAGCAAGTGGTGGAGCAAGCAAAAGGAAAATGAGTAAAG GGAAGGATAAAGAAACAAGACCAATGAAAAAGAGTAAAG GGAAGGATAAAGGAAAAGGGGTTCTCATCcatgaggaagaagaggaggaattCCAAGATGCTAGTAGTGATGATTTGGATGAGTTGGATGGTCTACCTATTCGATTTGAGGATGACTCTTTAGATGATGAAGCAAGTGATGAAGATGATATCATGGATGAGGATGACTATTAA
- the LOC119981502 gene encoding uncharacterized protein LOC119981502 isoform X3 yields the protein MTSTNAKQARSRVYLDIGRFFFENAIPFNVARSPSFINMCRSIGSYGRGLKPPTMDELRTWILKEELDTSEEIVNDIKKTWAHTGVSILSDGWTDISGRTLINFLVNNPNGTVFLRCVDASEHVKDADLLFKLLDGIVEEVGEELVVQVVTDNASNYKAVGKILMEKRKHIYWTPCAAHCLDLMLEKIGELPQHKRAVLKAKKVSNFIYNHAWVLALMRKFTKREIIRPAVTRFATSVLTLRCMYELRQPLESMFTSQQWAGCKWANTSDGKEVRKIVLKDKTFWPSVSYALKTTESLVEVLRLVDSEKKPAMGYIYNAMDKAKEEIAKNLGGELAYYKEIWGIIDEKWEFQLHRPLHAAAYFLNPEFQYQDNFLFDAEVKAGLYSSMKKIIPNSNDFLTADLQLDDFRKKQGLFGYENAKRSVSKRSPVDWWINFGDEVPELQKFAIKVLGLTCSSSACERNWSTFNQVHTKKRNRLTTKKMNDLVYILYNKKLKDRHLKLQEVTEDPLVLDDIASDDEWVANPPNPNDIGEEIETSTLYQEEHNVICDSQGLEGGSGGGGGGARASGGASKRKMSKGKDKGKGVLIHEEEEEEFQDASSDDLDELDGLPIRFEDDSLDDEASDEDDIMDEDDY from the exons ATGACTAGTACAAATGCAAAACAAGCTCGGAGTCGTGTTTATTTGGACATCGGGAGGTTCTTCTTTGAAAATGCAATTCCTTTCAACGTGGCAAGGAGTCCATCATTCATCAACATGTGTCGATCAATTGGTTCATATGGACGAGGCCTTAAACCTCCTACCATGGATGAATTGAGAACATGGATTTTGAAGGAGGAGCTGGACACTTCTGAGGAAATAGTTAATGATATTAAGAAGACATGGGCGCACACAGGGGTTTCAATACTATCTGATGGTTGGACTGACATTTCTGGGAGGACTTTGATAAACTTTCTTGTGAATAATCCAAATGGGACGGTGTTCTTGAGATGTGTTGATGCTTCTGAACATGTGAAGGATGCAGATTTGTTATTTAAGTTGCTTGATGGCATTGTTGAGGAAGTTGGGGAAGAGTTAGTGGTTCAAGTTGTGACGGACAATGCAAGTAACTACAAAGCAGTAGGAAAAATATTGATGGAGAAAAGAAAGCACATTTATTGGACTCCATGCGCGGCACATTGTTTGGATTTGATGCTGGAAAAAATTGGAGAGTTGCCACAACATAAGAGAGCTGTACtcaaggccaagaaagtaaGCAATTTCATCTATAATCATGCTTGGGTGTTGGCTTTGATGAGGAAATTTACAAAGAGAGAAATCATTAGACCAGCTGTCACTAGATTTGCAACTTCTGTGTTGACTTTAAGATGCATGTATGAGCTTAGACAACCTCTTGAATCAATGTTCACTTCACAACAATGGGCGGGGTGTAAATGGGCAAACACAAGTGATGGCAAAGAGGTGAGGAAAATAGTTCTTAAAGATAAAACTTTTTGGCCTAGCGTGAGTTATGCACTTAAAACAACAGAGTCGTTGGTGGAAGTGTTGAGACTTGTTGATTCTGAGAAGAAACCTGCTATGGGTTATATTTATAATGCTATGGATAAAGCAAAGGAAGAAATAGCGAAAAACTTGGGTGGAGAACTAGCATATTACAAGGAGATTTGGGGCATTATTGATGAAAAATGGGAGTTCCAATTGCATCGTCCTTTGCATGCTGCTGCTTATTTCTTGAATCCCGAGTTTCAGTATCAAGATAACTTCCTTTTTGATGCAGAAGTGAAGGCGGGATTGTACAGTTCAATGAAAAAGATCATCCCTAATTCAAATGATTTCCTCACTGCTGATCTACAGTTGGATGATTTTCGAAAGAAACAAGGGCTTTTTGGGTACGAAAATGCTAAGAGATCGGTCTCAAAGCGTTCTCCAG ttGATTGGTGGATCAACTTTGGAGATGAAGTACCAGAGTTGCAAAAGTTTGCAATTAAAGTTTTGGGACTCACTTGTTCGTCATCCGCATGTGAACGAAATTGGAGCACATTCAATCAAGTGCACACCAAAAAGAGGAATCGGTTAACCACGAAGAAGATGAATGACTTGGTATATATTTTGTATAACAAGAAGTTGAAAGATCGACATTTAAAGCTTCAAGAGGTTACCGAAGATCCTTTGGTTCTTGATGACATAGCTTCGGATGATGAGTGGGTTGCTAATCCTCCTAATCCAAATGATATTGGAGAAGAAATTGAAACTTCGACACTGTATCAAGAAGAGCATAATGTTATTTGTGATTCTCAAGGATTGGAAGGAGgaagtggaggtggaggtggtggagcAAGAGCAAGTGGTGGAGCAAGCAAAAGGAAAATGAGTAAAG GGAAGGATAAAGGAAAAGGGGTTCTCATCcatgaggaagaagaggaggaattCCAAGATGCTAGTAGTGATGATTTGGATGAGTTGGATGGTCTACCTATTCGATTTGAGGATGACTCTTTAGATGATGAAGCAAGTGATGAAGATGATATCATGGATGAGGATGACTATTAA
- the LOC119981502 gene encoding uncharacterized protein LOC119981502 isoform X4, producing MTSTNAKQARSRVYLDIGRFFFENAIPFNVARSPSFINMCRSIGSYGRGLKPPTMDELRTWILKEELDTSEEIVNDIKKTWAHTGVSILSDGWTDISGRTLINFLVNNPNGTVFLRCVDASEHVKDADLLFKLLDGIVEEVGEELVVQVVTDNASNYKAVGKILMEKRKHIYWTPCAAHCLDLMLEKIGELPQHKRAVLKAKKVSNFIYNHAWVLALMRKFTKREIIRPAVTRFATSVLTLRCMYELRQPLESMFTSQQWAGCKWANTSDGKEVRKIVLKDKTFWPSVSYALKTTESLVEVLRLVDSEKKPAMGYIYNAMDKAKEEIAKNLGGELAYYKEIWGIIDEKWEFQLHRPLHAAAYFLNPEFQYQDNFLFDAEVKAGLYSSMKKIIPNSNDFLTADLQLDDFRKKQGLFGYENAKRSVSKRSPVDWWINFGDEVPELQKFAIKVLGLTCSSSACERNWSTFNQVHTKKRNRLTTKKMNDLVYILYNKKLKDRHLKLQEVTEDPLVLDDIASDDEWVANPPNPNDIGEEIETSTLYQEEHNVICDSQGLEGGSGGGGGGARASGGASKRKMSKGSF from the exons ATGACTAGTACAAATGCAAAACAAGCTCGGAGTCGTGTTTATTTGGACATCGGGAGGTTCTTCTTTGAAAATGCAATTCCTTTCAACGTGGCAAGGAGTCCATCATTCATCAACATGTGTCGATCAATTGGTTCATATGGACGAGGCCTTAAACCTCCTACCATGGATGAATTGAGAACATGGATTTTGAAGGAGGAGCTGGACACTTCTGAGGAAATAGTTAATGATATTAAGAAGACATGGGCGCACACAGGGGTTTCAATACTATCTGATGGTTGGACTGACATTTCTGGGAGGACTTTGATAAACTTTCTTGTGAATAATCCAAATGGGACGGTGTTCTTGAGATGTGTTGATGCTTCTGAACATGTGAAGGATGCAGATTTGTTATTTAAGTTGCTTGATGGCATTGTTGAGGAAGTTGGGGAAGAGTTAGTGGTTCAAGTTGTGACGGACAATGCAAGTAACTACAAAGCAGTAGGAAAAATATTGATGGAGAAAAGAAAGCACATTTATTGGACTCCATGCGCGGCACATTGTTTGGATTTGATGCTGGAAAAAATTGGAGAGTTGCCACAACATAAGAGAGCTGTACtcaaggccaagaaagtaaGCAATTTCATCTATAATCATGCTTGGGTGTTGGCTTTGATGAGGAAATTTACAAAGAGAGAAATCATTAGACCAGCTGTCACTAGATTTGCAACTTCTGTGTTGACTTTAAGATGCATGTATGAGCTTAGACAACCTCTTGAATCAATGTTCACTTCACAACAATGGGCGGGGTGTAAATGGGCAAACACAAGTGATGGCAAAGAGGTGAGGAAAATAGTTCTTAAAGATAAAACTTTTTGGCCTAGCGTGAGTTATGCACTTAAAACAACAGAGTCGTTGGTGGAAGTGTTGAGACTTGTTGATTCTGAGAAGAAACCTGCTATGGGTTATATTTATAATGCTATGGATAAAGCAAAGGAAGAAATAGCGAAAAACTTGGGTGGAGAACTAGCATATTACAAGGAGATTTGGGGCATTATTGATGAAAAATGGGAGTTCCAATTGCATCGTCCTTTGCATGCTGCTGCTTATTTCTTGAATCCCGAGTTTCAGTATCAAGATAACTTCCTTTTTGATGCAGAAGTGAAGGCGGGATTGTACAGTTCAATGAAAAAGATCATCCCTAATTCAAATGATTTCCTCACTGCTGATCTACAGTTGGATGATTTTCGAAAGAAACAAGGGCTTTTTGGGTACGAAAATGCTAAGAGATCGGTCTCAAAGCGTTCTCCAG ttGATTGGTGGATCAACTTTGGAGATGAAGTACCAGAGTTGCAAAAGTTTGCAATTAAAGTTTTGGGACTCACTTGTTCGTCATCCGCATGTGAACGAAATTGGAGCACATTCAATCAAGTGCACACCAAAAAGAGGAATCGGTTAACCACGAAGAAGATGAATGACTTGGTATATATTTTGTATAACAAGAAGTTGAAAGATCGACATTTAAAGCTTCAAGAGGTTACCGAAGATCCTTTGGTTCTTGATGACATAGCTTCGGATGATGAGTGGGTTGCTAATCCTCCTAATCCAAATGATATTGGAGAAGAAATTGAAACTTCGACACTGTATCAAGAAGAGCATAATGTTATTTGTGATTCTCAAGGATTGGAAGGAGgaagtggaggtggaggtggtggagcAAGAGCAAGTGGTGGAGCAAGCAAAAGGAAAATGAGTAAAG GTTCCTTTTGA
- the LOC119981502 gene encoding uncharacterized protein LOC119981502 isoform X2, producing the protein MTSTNAKQARSRVYLDIGRFFFENAIPFNVARSPSFINMCRSIGSYGRGLKPPTMDELRTWILKEELDTSEEIVNDIKKTWAHTGVSILSDGWTDISGRTLINFLVNNPNGTVFLRCVDASEHVKDADLLFKLLDGIVEEVGEELVVQVVTDNASNYKAVGKILMEKRKHIYWTPCAAHCLDLMLEKIGELPQHKRAVLKAKKVSNFIYNHAWVLALMRKFTKREIIRPAVTRFATSVLTLRCMYELRQPLESMFTSQQWAGCKWANTSDGKEVRKIVLKDKTFWPSVSYALKTTESLVEVLRLVDSEKKPAMGYIYNAMDKAKEEIAKNLGGELAYYKEIWGIIDEKWEFQLHRPLHAAAYFLNPEFQYQDNFLFDAEVKAGLYSSMKKIIPNSNDFLTADLQLDDFRKKQGLFGYENAKRSVSKRSPVDWWINFGDEVPELQKFAIKVLGLTCSSSACERNWSTFNQVHTKKRNRLTTKKMNDLVYILYNKKLKDRHLKLQEVTEDPLVLDDIASDDEWVANPPNPNDIGEEIETSTLYQEEHNVICDSQGLEGGSGGGGGGARASGGASKRKMSKGKDKETRPMKKSKGKDKGKGVLIHEEEEEEFQDASSDDLDELDGLPIRFEDDSLDDEASSF; encoded by the exons ATGACTAGTACAAATGCAAAACAAGCTCGGAGTCGTGTTTATTTGGACATCGGGAGGTTCTTCTTTGAAAATGCAATTCCTTTCAACGTGGCAAGGAGTCCATCATTCATCAACATGTGTCGATCAATTGGTTCATATGGACGAGGCCTTAAACCTCCTACCATGGATGAATTGAGAACATGGATTTTGAAGGAGGAGCTGGACACTTCTGAGGAAATAGTTAATGATATTAAGAAGACATGGGCGCACACAGGGGTTTCAATACTATCTGATGGTTGGACTGACATTTCTGGGAGGACTTTGATAAACTTTCTTGTGAATAATCCAAATGGGACGGTGTTCTTGAGATGTGTTGATGCTTCTGAACATGTGAAGGATGCAGATTTGTTATTTAAGTTGCTTGATGGCATTGTTGAGGAAGTTGGGGAAGAGTTAGTGGTTCAAGTTGTGACGGACAATGCAAGTAACTACAAAGCAGTAGGAAAAATATTGATGGAGAAAAGAAAGCACATTTATTGGACTCCATGCGCGGCACATTGTTTGGATTTGATGCTGGAAAAAATTGGAGAGTTGCCACAACATAAGAGAGCTGTACtcaaggccaagaaagtaaGCAATTTCATCTATAATCATGCTTGGGTGTTGGCTTTGATGAGGAAATTTACAAAGAGAGAAATCATTAGACCAGCTGTCACTAGATTTGCAACTTCTGTGTTGACTTTAAGATGCATGTATGAGCTTAGACAACCTCTTGAATCAATGTTCACTTCACAACAATGGGCGGGGTGTAAATGGGCAAACACAAGTGATGGCAAAGAGGTGAGGAAAATAGTTCTTAAAGATAAAACTTTTTGGCCTAGCGTGAGTTATGCACTTAAAACAACAGAGTCGTTGGTGGAAGTGTTGAGACTTGTTGATTCTGAGAAGAAACCTGCTATGGGTTATATTTATAATGCTATGGATAAAGCAAAGGAAGAAATAGCGAAAAACTTGGGTGGAGAACTAGCATATTACAAGGAGATTTGGGGCATTATTGATGAAAAATGGGAGTTCCAATTGCATCGTCCTTTGCATGCTGCTGCTTATTTCTTGAATCCCGAGTTTCAGTATCAAGATAACTTCCTTTTTGATGCAGAAGTGAAGGCGGGATTGTACAGTTCAATGAAAAAGATCATCCCTAATTCAAATGATTTCCTCACTGCTGATCTACAGTTGGATGATTTTCGAAAGAAACAAGGGCTTTTTGGGTACGAAAATGCTAAGAGATCGGTCTCAAAGCGTTCTCCAG ttGATTGGTGGATCAACTTTGGAGATGAAGTACCAGAGTTGCAAAAGTTTGCAATTAAAGTTTTGGGACTCACTTGTTCGTCATCCGCATGTGAACGAAATTGGAGCACATTCAATCAAGTGCACACCAAAAAGAGGAATCGGTTAACCACGAAGAAGATGAATGACTTGGTATATATTTTGTATAACAAGAAGTTGAAAGATCGACATTTAAAGCTTCAAGAGGTTACCGAAGATCCTTTGGTTCTTGATGACATAGCTTCGGATGATGAGTGGGTTGCTAATCCTCCTAATCCAAATGATATTGGAGAAGAAATTGAAACTTCGACACTGTATCAAGAAGAGCATAATGTTATTTGTGATTCTCAAGGATTGGAAGGAGgaagtggaggtggaggtggtggagcAAGAGCAAGTGGTGGAGCAAGCAAAAGGAAAATGAGTAAAG GGAAGGATAAAGAAACAAGACCAATGAAAAAGAGTAAAG GGAAGGATAAAGGAAAAGGGGTTCTCATCcatgaggaagaagaggaggaattCCAAGATGCTAGTAGTGATGATTTGGATGAGTTGGATGGTCTACCTATTCGATTTGAGGATGACTCTTTAGATGATGAAGCAA GTTCCTTTTGA
- the LOC119980776 gene encoding uncharacterized protein LOC119980776, producing MGWPLQPPVFLPITPPAPPANTELDAIRSIIQEGEKVLDKLQKQEETLAQEVTLRAKDLCDKEFKLPYQKPMSCFVEIDACKACYKENVKNPLKCGHLIQIFAECARRVRQQVSSADKS from the exons ATGG GATGGCCACTTCAACCACCAGTGTTTCTGCCAATTACCCCACCTGCACCCCCTGCGAACACCGAGTTAGATGCCATTCGTTCCATCATTCAAGAAGGTGAAAAAGTGTTGGATAAGTTGCAGAAGCAGGAGGAAACCTTGGCACAGGAAGTGACTCTGAGAGCCAAAGATCTCTGTGATAAGGAGTTCAAGCTCCCATACCAGAAGCCAATGTCGTGTTTTGTTGAGATTGATGCTTGCAAGGCATGCTACAAGGAGAATGTTAAGAATCCCTTGAAATGTGGGCATCTGATACAAATTTTTGCTGAATGTGCTCGTAGAGTTAGACAGCAAGTGAGTTCAGCAGATAAATCGTAG